One window from the genome of Pseudomonas fluorescens encodes:
- a CDS encoding lysophospholipid acyltransferase family protein, giving the protein MSILQAIRSFLFYLLLGTSSLLWCTLSFFIAPFLPFRARYRFINVYWCRCALWLSKVFLGIRYEVKGAENVPDRPCVIQSNHQSTWETFFLSAYFEPLSQVLKRELLFVPFFGWAMAMLRPIAIDRDNPKVALKQVAKKGDELLKDNTWVLIFPEGTRVPYGTIGKFSRSGSALAVNANLPVLPIAHNAGKFWPKAGWIRTPGVITVVIGAPMYAEGTGPRAIAELNDRVQAWNEQAQREMGSLPPGPVAEVPTEQAAV; this is encoded by the coding sequence ATGTCGATATTGCAGGCCATCAGAAGCTTTCTCTTTTACCTGCTGCTGGGCACCAGCTCCTTGCTGTGGTGCACCCTGAGTTTTTTTATCGCGCCCTTCCTGCCGTTCAGGGCGCGCTACCGTTTCATCAACGTGTACTGGTGCCGCTGCGCACTGTGGCTGAGCAAGGTGTTCCTGGGCATCCGCTATGAAGTGAAGGGCGCCGAGAACGTGCCGGACCGGCCCTGCGTGATCCAGTCCAACCATCAAAGCACTTGGGAGACGTTCTTTCTCTCGGCCTATTTCGAGCCGTTGAGCCAGGTCCTCAAGCGTGAGCTGCTGTTCGTACCGTTCTTTGGCTGGGCCATGGCCATGCTGCGCCCGATTGCCATCGATCGCGACAATCCCAAAGTGGCGCTCAAGCAAGTGGCGAAAAAGGGCGACGAACTGCTCAAGGACAACACCTGGGTGCTGATCTTCCCCGAGGGCACCCGTGTTCCTTACGGGACGATTGGCAAGTTTTCCCGCAGCGGTTCCGCATTGGCGGTGAACGCGAACCTGCCGGTGCTGCCGATTGCACACAATGCTGGCAAATTCTGGCCCAAGGCAGGTTGGATCAGAACACCTGGCGTCATCACCGTGGTGATCGGCGCACCGATGTATGCCGAAGGCACTGGGCCCCGCGCCATCGCCGAGCTCAATGACCGCGTACAAGCCTGGAATGAACAGGCACAACGGGAAATGGGCTCGCTTCCTCCAGGCCCTGTCGCGGAAGTCCCCACGGAACAAGCCGCTGTTTGA
- the gabP gene encoding GABA permease yields MSGTQTSDNLAQGLKPRHVTMLSIAGVIGAGLFVGSGHAIAAAGPAVLLAYAAAGALVVLVMRMLGEMAVASPDTGSFSTYADRAIGHWAGFTIGWLYWWFWVLVIPLEANAAATILHAWFPNVAIWVFTLVITLLLTVTNLFSVKNYGEFEFWFALVKVVAIIGFIGLGLMAIFGVLPTSQVSGVSHLFDTQGFLPNGMGAVLGAILTTMFSFMGTEIVTIAAAESKNPGQQISKATNSVIWRIGLFYLVSIFIVVALVPWNDPLLASVGSYQTVLERMGIPNAKLIVDIVVLVAVTSCLNSALYTASRMMFSLGKRGDAPAVSQRTNKSGTPHWAVMLSTGAAFLAVFANYVAPAAVFEFLLASSGAIALLVYLVIAVSQLRMRKQRMARGEKIAFSMWLFPGLTYAVIVFIVGALTIMLFQEAHRVEILATGLLSVLVVISGVLIQRRRIVKAGSPVPTIG; encoded by the coding sequence ATGAGCGGTACGCAAACTTCCGATAATCTGGCGCAAGGGCTCAAGCCCCGTCATGTGACGATGCTTTCCATAGCCGGTGTGATTGGCGCCGGTCTGTTCGTCGGCTCCGGCCATGCGATCGCAGCGGCCGGTCCAGCCGTGTTGTTGGCCTACGCTGCCGCGGGTGCCTTGGTGGTGCTGGTGATGCGGATGCTGGGGGAAATGGCGGTGGCGTCGCCGGACACGGGTTCCTTCTCGACGTATGCGGACCGGGCGATTGGTCATTGGGCGGGCTTCACCATCGGCTGGCTCTACTGGTGGTTCTGGGTCCTGGTGATTCCACTGGAGGCCAACGCTGCCGCAACGATCCTGCACGCCTGGTTCCCGAACGTGGCGATCTGGGTCTTCACGTTGGTCATCACCCTCCTGCTGACGGTCACCAACCTGTTCAGTGTGAAGAATTACGGAGAGTTCGAATTCTGGTTCGCCCTGGTCAAGGTGGTGGCGATCATCGGCTTCATCGGGCTGGGTCTGATGGCGATATTCGGTGTTCTGCCAACCAGCCAGGTCAGCGGTGTTTCGCACCTGTTCGACACCCAGGGCTTCCTGCCCAATGGCATGGGCGCGGTGCTGGGGGCGATCCTGACCACCATGTTTTCGTTCATGGGCACCGAGATCGTGACCATCGCGGCGGCCGAATCGAAGAACCCGGGCCAGCAGATTTCCAAGGCAACCAACTCGGTGATCTGGCGGATTGGTTTGTTCTACCTCGTCTCCATTTTCATCGTCGTCGCCCTGGTGCCATGGAACGACCCGCTCCTGGCCAGTGTTGGCTCCTACCAGACGGTGCTGGAGCGCATGGGCATCCCCAATGCCAAGCTGATCGTCGATATCGTGGTCCTGGTAGCGGTCACCAGTTGCCTGAACTCGGCGCTGTACACGGCTTCGCGCATGATGTTCTCGTTGGGCAAGCGCGGTGATGCGCCGGCCGTTTCCCAGCGCACCAACAAGAGCGGCACACCTCACTGGGCGGTGATGTTGTCGACCGGTGCGGCCTTTTTGGCGGTGTTCGCCAACTACGTGGCACCGGCGGCGGTCTTCGAATTCCTGCTGGCCAGCTCTGGCGCCATTGCGTTGCTGGTGTACCTGGTCATTGCGGTTTCGCAATTGCGTATGCGCAAACAACGCATGGCTCGCGGGGAAAAAATCGCTTTCAGCATGTGGCTGTTTCCCGGCCTGACCTACGCGGTGATTGTCTTCATCGTCGGGGCCTTGACCATCATGCTGTTCCAGGAAGCCCATCGCGTGGAGATCCTTGCGACCGGTCTGCTGAGTGTCTTGGTGGTGATATCCGGCGTGCTGATACAGCGTCGGCGGATCGTAAAAGCAGGAAGCCCGGTACCGACGATCGGGTGA
- a CDS encoding DNA-3-methyladenine glycosylase I, which translates to MPRCFWCSDDPLYMAYHDQEWGTPLRDAQGLFELLLLEGFQAGLSWITVLRKRERYREVLYGFDVQRVAQMSDAEIDELMLDPGIIRNRLKLKAARRNAQAWLALEDPVAFLWSFVGGKPIINHFKDRSEVPAITPEALAMSKGLKKAGFTFVGPTICYALMQASGMVMDHTQDCDRYAELVNGG; encoded by the coding sequence ATGCCACGCTGCTTTTGGTGTTCTGACGATCCGTTGTACATGGCTTATCACGATCAGGAGTGGGGCACGCCGCTGCGCGATGCGCAGGGTTTGTTCGAGTTGCTTTTGCTCGAAGGGTTCCAGGCCGGGTTGTCCTGGATCACCGTTTTGCGCAAACGCGAGCGCTACCGGGAAGTGTTGTACGGCTTCGATGTGCAGCGCGTGGCGCAGATGAGCGACGCGGAAATAGACGAGCTGATGCTCGACCCGGGCATCATCCGCAACCGCCTCAAGCTCAAGGCCGCCCGTCGCAATGCCCAGGCCTGGCTGGCGCTGGAAGACCCGGTGGCGTTCCTCTGGTCGTTCGTGGGCGGCAAACCCATCATCAACCATTTCAAGGACCGCAGCGAAGTGCCGGCTATCACGCCCGAGGCACTGGCGATGAGCAAAGGCCTGAAAAAAGCCGGGTTCACTTTCGTCGGGCCGACCATTTGCTACGCCTTGATGCAGGCCTCGGGCATGGTCATGGACCACACCCAGGACTGCGACCGCTACGCCGAGTTGGTAAACGGCGGTTAG
- the glyQ gene encoding glycine--tRNA ligase subunit alpha: MSQPTPAVRTFQDLILALQQYWAEQGCVVLQPYDMEVGAGTFHTATFLRAIGPETWNAAYVQPSRRPTDGRYGENPNRLQHYYQFQVVLKPNPENFQELYLGSLKHVGLDPLVHDIRFVEDNWESPTLGAWGLGWEVWLNGMEVTQFTYFQQAGGIECYPVTGEITYGLERLAMYLQGVDSVYDLVWADGPFGKVTYGDVFHQNEVEQSTYNFEHANVEKLFELFDFYESEAKRLIELDQPLPLPSYEMVLKASHTFNLLDARRAISVTARQQYILRVRTLARSVAQAYLLARAKLGFPMATPDLRDEVLAKLEAAQ; this comes from the coding sequence GTGAGCCAGCCTACGCCAGCCGTGCGTACCTTCCAAGACTTGATCCTCGCCCTCCAGCAATACTGGGCCGAGCAAGGTTGCGTGGTACTTCAGCCCTACGATATGGAAGTAGGCGCCGGCACTTTCCACACTGCCACGTTTCTGCGTGCCATCGGCCCGGAAACCTGGAACGCCGCTTATGTGCAGCCCAGCCGCCGCCCGACTGACGGCCGCTACGGCGAAAACCCGAACCGCCTGCAGCACTACTACCAGTTCCAGGTGGTCCTGAAGCCGAACCCGGAAAACTTCCAGGAACTGTACCTGGGCTCCCTCAAGCACGTCGGCCTCGACCCACTGGTGCACGACATTCGTTTCGTCGAAGACAACTGGGAGTCGCCAACCCTGGGCGCCTGGGGCCTGGGCTGGGAAGTCTGGCTCAATGGCATGGAAGTGACCCAGTTCACCTACTTCCAGCAAGCGGGCGGCATCGAGTGCTACCCGGTCACCGGCGAGATCACCTACGGCCTGGAACGCCTGGCCATGTACCTGCAGGGCGTGGATTCGGTCTACGACCTGGTATGGGCCGACGGCCCGTTCGGCAAAGTGACCTATGGCGACGTGTTCCACCAGAACGAAGTGGAGCAGTCGACCTACAACTTCGAACACGCCAACGTCGAGAAGCTGTTCGAGCTGTTCGATTTCTACGAGAGCGAAGCCAAGCGCCTGATCGAGCTGGATCAGCCGCTGCCGTTGCCGAGCTATGAAATGGTGTTGAAGGCGTCCCATACCTTCAACCTGCTGGATGCACGCCGGGCGATTTCCGTGACCGCGCGCCAGCAATACATCCTGCGTGTACGCACCCTGGCGCGTTCCGTTGCGCAAGCCTACCTGCTGGCCCGTGCCAAGCTGGGCTTCCCGATGGCGACCCCGGACCTGCGTGATGAAGTGTTGGCTAAGCTGGAGGCTGCACAATGA
- the glyS gene encoding glycine--tRNA ligase subunit beta — MSAQDFLVELGTEELPPKALNTLADAFLAGIDKGLQAAGLSYEAKQVYAAPRRLAVLITALATQQPDRSINLDGPPRQAAFDADGNPTQAALGFAKKCGVDLSEIDQSGPKLRYSQSIKGKPTASLLPTIVEDSLNDLPIPKRMRWAARKEEFVRPTQWLVMLLGDQVIDCTILAQKAGRDSRGHRFHHPQSVRITSPANYLADLRAAYVLADANERRELISKRTEELATLQEGTAIVPANLLDEVTALVEWPVPLVCSFEERFLEVPQEALITTMQDNQKYFCLLDAEGKLLPRFITVANIESTDPQQIIAGNEKVVRPRLTDAEFFFKQDKKQPLESFNERLRNVVFQEKLGSVYDKAERVSKLAAFIAPRIGGDAQRAARAGILSKCDLSTEMVGEFPEMQGVAGYYYALNDGEPQDVALALNEQYMPRGAGAELPTTLTGAAVAIADKLDTLVGIFGIGMLPTGSKDPYALRRAALGVLRILIDKQLDLDLNDAVAFAVNAFGSKVKAAGLADAVLEFIFDRLRARYEDEGVDVATYLSVRALKPGSALDFDQRVQAVQAFRKLPEAAALAAVNKRVSNLLGKAEGNIAATVEAKYFDNANEFSLYSAIQQADQAVQPMAAARQYSETLARLAALREPVDAFFEAVMVNAEDAKVRANRYALLARLRGLFLGVADISLLG; from the coding sequence ATGAGTGCTCAAGATTTTCTGGTTGAACTGGGCACCGAAGAACTGCCACCCAAAGCCCTGAACACCCTGGCCGATGCGTTCCTGGCCGGTATCGACAAAGGCCTGCAAGCCGCTGGCCTGAGCTACGAAGCCAAACAGGTGTACGCCGCGCCGCGCCGCCTGGCCGTGCTGATCACCGCCCTGGCGACCCAGCAGCCGGACCGCAGCATCAACCTCGACGGCCCGCCACGCCAGGCCGCGTTCGATGCCGACGGCAACCCGACCCAGGCCGCCCTGGGCTTCGCCAAGAAGTGCGGCGTGGACCTGAGCGAAATCGACCAGAGCGGCCCGAAGCTGCGCTACAGCCAGAGCATCAAGGGCAAGCCGACCGCCAGCCTGTTGCCGACCATCGTCGAAGACTCCCTCAATGACTTGCCGATCCCCAAGCGCATGCGCTGGGCCGCGCGCAAGGAAGAGTTCGTACGTCCAACCCAGTGGCTGGTGATGTTGCTCGGTGACCAGGTCATCGATTGCACGATCCTGGCCCAGAAGGCCGGTCGCGACTCCCGCGGTCACCGCTTCCATCATCCACAGAGCGTGCGCATCACCTCGCCGGCCAACTACCTGGCCGACCTGCGTGCGGCCTACGTACTGGCCGACGCCAACGAGCGGCGCGAGCTGATCAGCAAGCGCACCGAAGAGCTGGCCACCCTGCAGGAAGGCACCGCCATCGTGCCGGCCAACCTGCTGGACGAAGTGACCGCGCTGGTGGAATGGCCAGTGCCGCTGGTGTGCTCGTTCGAGGAACGTTTCCTTGAAGTGCCGCAGGAAGCGCTGATCACCACCATGCAGGACAACCAGAAGTACTTCTGCCTGCTGGACGCCGAAGGCAAGTTGCTGCCGCGCTTCATCACGGTTGCCAACATCGAAAGCACGGACCCGCAGCAGATCATCGCCGGTAACGAAAAAGTCGTTCGCCCGCGCCTGACCGATGCCGAGTTCTTCTTCAAGCAAGACAAGAAACAGCCCCTGGAAAGCTTCAACGAGCGCCTGCGCAACGTGGTGTTCCAGGAAAAACTCGGCAGCGTCTACGACAAGGCCGAGCGCGTTTCGAAACTGGCGGCATTCATCGCCCCACGCATCGGCGGCGACGCCCAGCGCGCGGCCCGTGCCGGCATCCTGTCCAAGTGCGACCTGTCCACCGAAATGGTCGGTGAGTTCCCGGAGATGCAAGGCGTCGCCGGTTACTACTACGCCCTCAACGATGGCGAACCGCAGGACGTGGCCCTGGCGCTGAACGAGCAGTACATGCCCCGCGGTGCCGGCGCTGAACTGCCAACCACCCTGACCGGTGCGGCCGTGGCGATCGCCGACAAGCTCGACACCCTGGTCGGCATCTTCGGCATCGGCATGCTGCCCACCGGCAGCAAAGACCCGTATGCCTTGCGTCGTGCGGCCCTGGGCGTGTTGCGGATCCTGATCGACAAGCAACTGGACCTGGACCTGAACGACGCCGTGGCATTCGCCGTCAACGCGTTCGGCAGCAAGGTCAAGGCTGCCGGCCTGGCCGATGCGGTGCTGGAATTCATCTTCGACCGCCTGCGTGCGCGTTATGAAGATGAAGGCGTCGACGTCGCCACCTACCTGTCGGTGCGAGCCCTGAAACCGGGTTCGGCCCTGGACTTCGACCAGCGCGTACAAGCGGTGCAAGCCTTCCGCAAATTACCGGAAGCCGCCGCACTGGCAGCGGTGAACAAGCGGGTATCGAACCTGCTGGGCAAGGCCGAAGGCAACATCGCGGCCACCGTCGAAGCCAAGTACTTCGACAACGCCAACGAGTTTTCCCTGTACTCGGCGATCCAGCAGGCGGACCAGGCGGTCCAGCCAATGGCGGCGGCGCGTCAGTACAGCGAAACCCTGGCGCGCCTGGCGGCACTGCGCGAGCCGGTGGATGCGTTTTTCGAGGCGGTGATGGTCAACGCCGAAGATGCCAAAGTACGGGCCAACCGTTACGCGCTGCTGGCGCGTCTGCGTGGGCTGTTCCTCGGCGTCGCCGATATTTCGTTGCTGGGGTAA
- a CDS encoding response regulator transcription factor — MRVAILDDEPAELRRVEQTLQQIPGRGEQAWTLHSFERGEDLLRQLRRETFDLLILDWQLPDISGLSLLRWTREHMDSPPAAIMLTSRDGEHDIVQALNAGADDYVSKPFRPNELKARVTAVLRRHNLQRAPASDVLVFNDLAFDDAELTITRAGIPISLTEREYRLARCLFANLGRPLSREYFYERFWTHEEMTSSRPLDTHIYRLRNKLGLTADRGWQLLTIYGYGYRLESVLAGSEASVAS, encoded by the coding sequence ATGCGTGTCGCCATACTGGACGATGAACCGGCCGAGTTGCGCCGGGTAGAACAGACGCTGCAACAAATCCCCGGCAGAGGCGAGCAAGCCTGGACCCTGCACAGTTTCGAACGTGGGGAAGACTTGTTGCGGCAACTGCGGCGGGAAACCTTCGACTTGTTGATCCTCGACTGGCAACTGCCCGACATCAGCGGGCTTTCCTTGCTGCGCTGGACCCGCGAGCACATGGATTCGCCACCGGCCGCCATCATGCTGACCAGCCGCGACGGCGAGCACGACATCGTCCAGGCCCTCAACGCCGGCGCCGACGACTATGTGAGCAAACCCTTCAGGCCCAACGAGCTCAAGGCCCGGGTCACAGCCGTGCTGCGCCGTCACAACCTGCAACGCGCGCCTGCCAGCGACGTGCTGGTGTTCAACGACCTGGCGTTCGACGACGCCGAACTGACCATCACCCGCGCCGGCATCCCCATCAGCCTGACCGAACGGGAATACCGCCTGGCCCGGTGCCTGTTCGCCAACCTGGGCCGGCCGCTGTCCCGGGAATACTTCTACGAACGCTTCTGGACCCACGAGGAAATGACCTCGTCCCGCCCACTCGACACCCATATCTATCGCCTGCGCAACAAGCTCGGGCTGACGGCGGATCGGGGTTGGCAGTTACTGACGATCTACGGGTATGGGTATCGGTTGGAGAGTGTGCTGGCGGGGAGTGAGGCGTCGGTGGCCAGTTAG
- the gmhB gene encoding D-glycero-beta-D-manno-heptose 1,7-bisphosphate 7-phosphatase → MKLLILDRDGVINHDSDAYIKSVEEWLPLPGSIEAIAQLSKAGWTVAVATNQSGIARGYYDLTVLDAMHERLRALVAEQGGEVGLIVYCPHGPDDGCDCRKPKPGMLKTIAAHYDVALAGVWFVGDSLGDLEAAKAVDCQPVLVKTGKGEKTLGKTLPVGTLIFDDLAAIAAELIHN, encoded by the coding sequence TTGAAACTGCTGATTCTCGATCGGGACGGGGTGATCAATCACGACTCCGACGCTTACATCAAATCGGTGGAGGAATGGTTGCCACTGCCCGGTTCGATCGAAGCCATCGCGCAGTTGAGCAAGGCCGGCTGGACGGTGGCGGTCGCCACCAACCAGTCGGGCATTGCCCGCGGTTATTACGACCTCACCGTCCTGGACGCCATGCATGAGCGCCTGCGCGCCCTGGTGGCGGAGCAGGGCGGGGAAGTCGGCTTGATCGTCTATTGCCCGCATGGGCCGGACGACGGCTGCGATTGCCGCAAGCCCAAGCCGGGCATGTTGAAAACCATTGCCGCGCATTACGATGTGGCCTTGGCAGGTGTGTGGTTCGTCGGTGACAGTCTCGGTGACCTGGAAGCGGCCAAGGCCGTCGATTGTCAGCCAGTTTTGGTAAAGACCGGGAAAGGCGAGAAGACTCTGGGCAAGACCCTGCCGGTGGGCACCTTGATTTTTGACGACCTGGCGGCGATTGCCGCTGAACTTATCCACAATTAG
- a CDS encoding sensor histidine kinase codes for MSNQRRRESREPTQVQRLFRQLVREWLWISLLLLPLTALLSLSSQSTDNHSGAALLSVCLVGCVLGLLLLRPRLALWTTVGGMSLALLISAMLGARGWWWSPVASVLGIMFGYLIWNWRRLSVVLAYFGWELARLDAEPKVFPERRRASYAGSDRLQGQIMALEQAMSRTRDTRRFIADGLEYLPVATMISDPQGKLLLGNRKARELFGHGLAGGDVLEHLGQLGYPGLEHGAHHRLSTLPLVEFRDIRERSLRLERAALLPVDGDAPIGWLLSLTDLSAEREAEEQRSVMLRFLSHDLRAPHSAILALLDVQRHQAGGDHPLFDQIERQVRRALDLTEGFVQLAKAESEAYQFQPTLFAMLVLDVLDQALPIAQAKRIRLVHEIEDEDAMVRADQSLLTRALFNLLENAIKYSPSDACISLQVHCISGWLICNVADQGKGISAEELPDLFSQYRRFSSAQGVDGIGLGLSMVKAVVDHHEGKIECRSVVGKGTTFSLRFPLLED; via the coding sequence ATGAGTAACCAGCGTCGCCGTGAAAGTCGTGAACCCACCCAGGTTCAGCGGTTGTTTCGACAGTTGGTGCGGGAGTGGTTGTGGATAAGTCTGCTGCTGTTGCCGCTGACGGCCTTGTTGTCATTGAGCAGTCAATCCACCGATAACCATTCAGGCGCCGCGTTGTTGTCGGTGTGCCTGGTGGGTTGTGTATTGGGCTTGCTGCTGTTGCGCCCGCGCCTGGCCCTGTGGACAACGGTAGGTGGTATGAGCCTGGCCCTGTTGATCAGCGCCATGTTGGGTGCGCGGGGGTGGTGGTGGTCGCCCGTGGCGAGCGTGCTGGGGATCATGTTCGGCTACCTGATCTGGAACTGGCGACGGCTGAGCGTGGTGTTGGCCTATTTCGGTTGGGAGCTGGCACGCCTGGACGCGGAGCCCAAGGTCTTCCCGGAGCGTCGTCGCGCCTCCTACGCCGGCAGCGACCGTTTGCAGGGCCAGATCATGGCCCTGGAACAAGCCATGAGTCGAACCCGCGACACCCGGCGCTTCATTGCCGATGGCTTGGAATACTTGCCGGTGGCAACCATGATCAGCGATCCCCAAGGCAAGCTGCTGCTGGGTAACCGAAAGGCACGCGAGCTGTTCGGCCATGGCCTGGCGGGCGGCGATGTGCTGGAGCACCTTGGGCAATTGGGTTATCCGGGGCTGGAGCACGGGGCGCATCACCGGTTATCCACATTGCCCTTGGTGGAGTTTCGCGACATTCGCGAGCGTAGCTTGCGCCTGGAGCGGGCTGCACTGTTGCCGGTGGATGGCGATGCGCCGATTGGCTGGTTGCTGAGCCTCACGGACCTGAGCGCCGAACGTGAGGCGGAAGAGCAGCGCAGCGTCATGCTGCGGTTCCTCTCCCATGACTTGCGCGCCCCTCACTCGGCGATCCTTGCGCTGCTCGATGTGCAGCGGCATCAGGCGGGTGGCGATCATCCGCTGTTCGACCAGATCGAGCGCCAGGTACGGCGCGCCCTGGACCTGACCGAGGGCTTCGTACAACTGGCCAAGGCCGAATCCGAGGCCTATCAATTCCAGCCGACGCTGTTCGCCATGCTGGTGTTGGACGTGCTCGATCAGGCGCTGCCCATCGCCCAGGCAAAGCGTATTCGGTTGGTTCACGAAATAGAGGATGAAGATGCGATGGTGCGGGCGGATCAATCGTTATTGACCCGTGCCCTGTTCAATCTGCTGGAAAATGCCATCAAGTACAGCCCGTCCGACGCCTGTATTTCCCTGCAGGTTCATTGCATCTCGGGTTGGTTGATCTGCAATGTCGCCGACCAAGGCAAGGGCATCAGCGCCGAAGAACTGCCGGACCTGTTCAGTCAGTACCGGCGGTTTTCCTCGGCTCAAGGGGTCGATGGAATTGGCCTGGGATTATCGATGGTCAAGGCCGTGGTCGACCATCACGAGGGGAAAATCGAGTGTCGTAGCGTGGTGGGTAAAGGCACGACCTTCAGCCTGCGCTTCCCGTTATTGGAAGATTGA